TCATGAAACTTTATAAGCTCAAAACTCCGTTTCGACAAAATTTTGGGGTCGTAAAAATGGtcccattggttccctcgtaaTATTTTCTGTAAGGATCAACCCTCTAAATTTACAActtgacgaaatgaacatctgaatttgcaattttagtaaaaaaaagtcatgtccgacttctcccgttgattcggtccattgtgcggcgttCGGAGCTGCTCCGGGCTCCGGGTATGAGCCATTGCTCCTACGAGTATGTATCGAAAGCCCACGCGTCCTTGCCGCGTGGAGCTCTCAATTAGACAGAATTTTACAGCAATAGATAAAAATCTGGCCCTTGAATTCGGGGGCCACTTCctacgaactgaaaattggcaTTACCTCAATGCCCATTGAATCCGATGCTTTAAAAGAAGAACTATTTAGTTATACTCGTAAACCTCCAAAAGCTGGCACATTAGAGCTGAGTCTTCAATAGGATGGTCCAGTTGGACAAGTTACAGATTTGTGCTGTAATTGACAGATTACAGATCACCAAAAAtagtaagatctgtccaaacatcAAGTTTTGTGGAGGTGCCGCGCagtgagctgattattgaaatctatagaTAAAGCAGTAGAAAAATATGTGTaagggaaaatggagccatcctattggtggaagcgggtggctaCATGAACAAACAAGTTAAGTAATAGACTGACTTAGTACAACCGACAAGAgccccttcagttagtccatcagttTCCCCCTTAGCCTATAGGAACAACCTTTGTCAACCAATGAAATCGCTTCATACGCCCCTATATCTTCTTTgactatcgctttgtctgtcgATTTCAGTAATCAACCCGCTGAGATGATACTGCAAAAAGTTTTTTccttttggagaaaattattaCCAAAACTTTGAAACGTTGAGCAAAAGATATGAAACATCGTGTAGCTGCGAAAGCTGTACAACATCGATTTTTGCCCCTTCCTCTCTCAGAATTGAAGACCCAAGATCAATTAAAGCCGTGGATGCTAAATAATTCCGCAACTTTGGGATGAAGTTACGTCGCTTCGTCCGGAAAATGACGAATTTTCTAAAGGTTTGGCACTATTTCGCAAAATTATGATTAGGGAGTTATCAGATGCGCGGCAACCTCCTGTATTCCAAGTCATTTTTCCATGGCCTCGCATTTTTGCGGCCACCGCACCAACGCGAACGAAATTTATCTTAGTGCTCGCTCAAATTTATTCGCGTGCAGTCTCGTTAATGTGAATGATATTTGATGCACCGTTGCTACATTTGAATTTTAACCTCAATAAGCACGTTACTCACCCCTACGCTGCTAAATGCTGAagtatttttgcaatttgacaCCGAGCTGTTTTTTATGCTACGTAGCACAGCACTttaggttttcaatttttttttaaaaaaaagaccaaATGAAGCTCGTGGCTGCTGCGCGAATATTGCGTCCAATGCACCATAAAAACCTGTAAAAACCATAGAGGCGTCGTGCAAATATTTGCTGATCAGTATCGAACGTCATCCTGTAAATATATTCGGGTTTAAAACGAATGtatttttaactgaattttGAGAGAAGATTATTCTAAATAGTAATGTGGCAGGAAATGTTTTTGTCACATGgaaatgtttttctcatttctttccTCTAACTTTCAAATTGTAACTGTTTAAATTCTATGCATTTGCACTTTGAAGCTATCAGTAATCGCATAACTTCTATTTTTAAAACCCATCTCAAAATAAAGGATCTCAATATTCTAAGTATTACATTTACAAATTCTCTGCGCGAGTTCATGGAGTTGGTATCCCAAAGGTTTCCACATTTTGTGAGGCCTGGTAGAAAATATCCACTAAGGCAACCGGACTCTAACAACAACTATCGTAATTTGTAAGTTGATTTTCGCAAGGGAATATAAGGGCAAAAGGTTTTTTGTTGACTGATAAATCtccgattttttaatcaatgcaGCTTGTTGTCAATGCACATATTTGCCGGCATGAAACACAGGTTTGGTCGTTGAGCATTTATCAGATTGTCTCTGCTGATGAGATATTAGTTCTCAAAGTTAACACTTGGAAATGTTCCTACTTATTCCGGTATATATGCGATAGATGAATAAGCCCGAAGTAAGCTGCTTCTGCCGCGCAGCGCCACTGAGGCAAAATAGAGGGCCTACAATTTCTTGGATATGCAACATGGCTATCCCCAAgacacaaatagttgcatcccgtTGTCATGATCCGTGTAACGTTGCGTTGACAGTCGGATTTTAGTCGGAAACTTCATACTATGAGACTCTCCCTTTTTTAAGAGCTCTTTTGATGCATCAATGTCTAATTCGCTGGGCTGAAAGGATATTAGACAAAGTGAAATGCATTTTCGTTAGCATTCATCTGTTTTAAAATATCATGACCGTAAGCATCGCTTTTCGATATGAATTTGCTCACAGAAGTCTGAGACTATTTTACTATTTGTATCAGCATATCAATAATACATGCAAAAACATTTTGGTTTTCGGTTTTTGGTTTGATTTATTGTGCTCAATACTGAATAGCCTGACAAACAGAGCTATGCCTCAATGCtcgtagaagaagaagaagaagaagcagaagaagaagaagaagaagaagtagtagaagaagaagaagaagaagaagacgaagaataTACTCAGCGGATTTACAAGAGAGAATCCGCGTAACAAACGTCTCGACATCCATCATGATCAGCTGCCATTTCTAATCACAATGATAATCTGTGACTACCAGCCCTACGTCAATCGATTAAGTCATCGATGGAGCGAGTGTTTTTGTTCTTGGGTGCTCGTTAGGGCATCTCGGTTGGGGGTTGCTCGGTGAATGAAACGAAGGCAGGGTCATCGCTGCTTTTGCCTGGCCTCGAGGTCACCCTGGCCACGGAGGCGCCTTGTGCCAAACTCTGGCTCCATGATCTACATTGTGCACAATCGCGGGCCATCTGATCGATATTCCGCGCACCTGAGGGCGTCGACATAAAGACCCCTTGTTTGCCGCAAATGATAGGATCACGCATGACATGAAGAGCTTAGCTGCGGTTCAACCTTTGACTAATTCCGTCTCAATGCTACCGTCTTGAAATATTAGACTATTGAGTAATATGTATCGCAAAGAGGCGGGATATCCTGCGGGATGATGACCCAAAATCGGTGGCTGATACAGTGAAAAAATTATAGAGGATACAAGCCTCTTTACCGAGATATGCTTTTGACctaatgaaaaatggaaaataatttaCACTGGGAATAAAAGTCTTCCGAATCTAAAGTCCcgagtttaaaaatttgacaagaaaaaatactcttgattcaatcgtatgtgtgcttgaatcaaaatgaaatccgttTGAATTAAAAACTTGGCTCTCAATACAAGCAAAACttcgattgagtcaagagtattttttcttgtcaatttttttaaacgtctGGGCACTGGATCCACAAAAACTGTTTTTCTAGTGTGAGACATTTCTGAACGCGAAGAATGGCGGTGGCTATTTTTGGTATCGAGCGGAGCTTTGACGTGGAGCTATGCCTTTGACGTAGTAGTTTTACTGACGCAGATTATGAAATTgggaaaatttcagaattttccgatGCGAGTATCGtgaattttaagccattttcctCTCCGAAAAATCCCTGTCCTCATCGTTCCAACCAATGTTTGCATTAGACTCATTGTCGCTCTAAACTAAACTGGAAAAATGACCATTCTCCCGGACACAGACAGGGACGGTggctataaaaaaagaaaaatcatttgtCTAAGTCCGAGAAAAACTCGCAGCATTGTTCCCCCTCTATACTTTGCGACGCAAACACACATTATCCAATGCAATCAAGGTCAAACCGATTGGGCTCATGAGCCCATGGGTGTGCTGTCAGAGAAAAAAACGCGCAAAGCAACTGATCGCCCATAAAGTTTCTTTCAAGCCTCCCTCTTTCCCCACCATCCCTATGACGCCGCGTCCCTTCCTGCCGTCGTGTATTTTCCTCTCACGGGGCGCGAGTAGATCCGTGTTAGCGAACCTCGttcattatattttatttcgcGCTGCTCCGTCGAGGTGACAGAAATTGGCTCGTTATCTcaattaaaacaataaaaacgcGAATTTTATCTATTAATCAGGACAAAATGATCTAGGACAGCaggaaaagaacaaaaagagaagaggaggagCGAGCCTGGGCCGCCTACTGAACGTCCAGCCTTAATTTTGTTTCGCTGACGTAAGAGACTAACCCTTCCGTTACGTTAACCATAGAACGCATTGACGCATACGAGAGACAGGGCTCATCTTAAATTCATTTACGCCCTCGCGTTAGAGGGGTCACGATTTATTTCGCTGTCTGTGAAAATTGTCCGTTTTCCGGGCGGTCCAACGGGGGGCTGAGCCGTGTTGCAGGTATTATCCGGTTCCCTAATTTTTCGCAATGTTTTAACGTGGAAAATCTCTTTTCAATCTCATCGTTTCGCAACGCTGTTGCTAACTATCGTCTAGACGCTAGGGACCAAGATGATTTGTACGACGGGCTTCCTTTAGGCTGTTCATTGCTGATACGTCTCGATAAGGCGGACGCGAGTCAAGTTAAAAATACTCGGTACAATAACCCGAAtcctgaaaaaatgtatttgcagTCAGTGCCGTACTGTTGGGTTATTTACTGCTGCAAGATCAAAAGAATCGGCAAGTCTCTGCTTTTAATAGAACAATCGCAGTAAAAGTAGAATAAGGAGATGGTGAAATGTCAGAAAAAAGTTGATGAATCTTGAGATGATTATCAAcagaaactttaaattaatgTTGTACCTATCCTCGCATGTTGGAAACACAGTGTGCCAGGACCTTGCGGTATTATGATGTACTTCACGGACGGTAGAGGTTTTGTGTGGTTGCATTTAATAGACTGTAGAGCTGAAGAGCTGAAGCTCTACAATTTTCTGTTGCATTACTTTTGGGGCACGAGAAACATTTAAAATACTAGTTTTGCATTGATTACTACTGATGTGCATAATTTTACGTATGTTTGCTCTAGCATGATCTCGTCGTATTTTAAAAGGATGTTGAAACTCGATCGAATGCTTTTTTTAAGGAGCGAAAAATCAGTTCTAAACTTAAATACAAATTGTATTTATTGGTCAGTGctcctttcatttttattccttGTCTTGGTCATGCGATTGCTCGGTACACTGTAAGGAGGATAACCAACCCGAAAATCAGAGGGATGAAAGGAAAAAGGTGTagaaaattacaataaaaaatgtgtgatGCTATGGGTGCTTTAttcatccaaaaattaaataaaatcagGACAAAATAAGCGGGCTCCGAGTTGAAATCATTTTTAGTTAGTGGATTCgttcaaattgattttttggtcTGAATTTTTCTCGTCTGAAAGGTTGGGACATTTTAGAGGTAGATCTTTGAAGCTTGAAATTAGGCCTGGGTTTTGACTTCTTCTGATGCCTTCTGGACTGCGGCGGTGAGTGCGGTAGCGTTGGGGATGGTGGCTACCTGAGCCTTGAAGTCGGCGAGGAAGGAGCTCTCGAGTTGTTTCAGGGAGTCGTAAAACTCGCGGTATTTAGCCTCCACTGCATCAGCCTCGAGTCCCTTGTTGGCGCCTTTCCCGTGGAACTCTTCGAAGTCAGCTGCGATCTTTTGACCTTTCGCGAGGAGATTGTCGATCATGTCACCCAGCTCtgaaaatgaaggcaaaatGTATGAAGTGACGAGTTTCTAAAATTAATGAGTTGCGCATTGTCAAAACTTGGAGGCTCCTAAAACGTATTTTGTTCATCTATGTGGGGAGTTTTCACGACAGAAACAACAACTGAGACAACTGAACAACTGAGTAGCTTGTTCTGAAAAATGCCCAACTCAGAAATAGTAAAAAACAACCGGTCTTAGCCAAAAATTTTCGATGGTTGGAAAACATTTTTGGCGCATATTAATCAATTCCCAGAAAGAACCTTGGAGCTTTTGGAACAAATGGTACAATATGAACGTGAGTTAACCTTGGCGTTGGGCATTTTCCGAAACAAACACAATTCGCgcctattttataataaaaagttgaaaagaaacacaatttttgaaaaaaaaataggaggtATCTGTGGCCCTAAAAACTATATTCCACTTGAAATGAAAtggaatttttggaattctGAGTTGAGCAGTTTCTGGAGCACGATATAATCAATTTGCTTCGAGGATCCTCAtttgatttcaaaatgaagaTACGATTTACAATTTAAATATTGTTGGTAAGAGAGCAATGCaaattaaaacagaaaaatcaagaaagaagGAGAAACACACTTTGATTAATTCTCGAAATAAgtgtcttttcaaaatgaacagaattttatgattttcaaaatttattgaatgAATGTTCGAAAGTAAttatcttaatttaaaaaaaaagaaaaaaagaaagagtctCTCATTACGATGCGTGGAGATGCGTTGAAAACAAACTAGGAATCAATTACCTGGTTTGGCAGTAATGTAGTTGTTCATTGCCATTTTGAACATTTCTCCCTTTTCTCTCAAGTTCTTGAGCTCGGTGGCCAGCCATTCCTTCTCCTTCTCTGGCAGAGCATTTGAGGTAGGGGCTGCCAACAGTCCCTGTAACGTGGagcaaatatttttgttttcatgttTTCAGCAGTGGCGAGGCTTTTATGGTCGATTTTCGAtacttctccatttgaagctatggtagagaatcaatcatgaaggtgttcattgcaaacaccctaATTATCAATCCTTCACCATATGTTTAAAGGCAGATCaagcaatatatcgcaaagcttgCCACTACGCTGGTTTTCAGAAAAGGCTGTAGCTGAAGAACATTCTTcatctgttctttttttctcaacacTTTTAGAAAAAGCTTCATTGATGTAGAGATGAGCATACCATAGAGGGTCAATTTATTGCTAGTATTGTTAGTAGATCAGTCCTACTTTTGGCacatttttacaataatttacAGAAAAGAAGGCGAGTCTTCCCGATCAAAGTATGAATCCTCATACAAATTTTAGACGGTCAGAATGATTGggatataaaacaaaaaagagacaTAATGTAAACCGTTTCAAGATAATCATAAGGTACCTTACACCAATCTTACGAAAACTATGCGAAAATGTACTCTGATAGCTAATTCTAGAAAATACCTCCGTCTAATTATTTTCTGTTCCCTCTATCCTAATTCTAGAAAATACTTTTATGAGGTTTAGAGGACCTACAATCATTTTTTCGGTATTTTAAGACCCTTTCAACTCCTACACCTctgtcattttaaaaataagttaattCCGCGttcaattcaaaaataaaatatgcaatttcATGAGCCATAGGaaaattttatattaaaaatgtttgaaacttAATTATTTCTCTGGCCTTGTCGGagattaatttttcatgataacCTTTATCCAAATGTATCACAATTAACTGATGTGGACAAAACGCGTATTGATTCACTTGTAAATAAATTACAGTCTATCATTACCTGGACACAAATGATCGCGAACACTAAAGGAATTTGGTAGTTCATGATTGCACAGTGAGGTAAACTGAAAATTCAGCTGAGCGTTTCGGTTCTAGTCACGAAATGTGTCAGAAAACgtgaaatttgcagatttatACCAGTTGGTTTTCACACTCACTTTGCCTTACGTGTATCCCCTTTTCATCGTTTTCCCCTTGATTTTGTGACGAATTGCGATGCTCCactcgaaaaaaattttgaaatgaaaaaaagaacctCATCAACTATGATTCATCCTGCGTGCAAAATAGTTTTTTTCAGCGGTTTTCATCGCTTTCCCTGGCATTTGATCTGGAATATTCCGCACTTTAAAGTCACTGTCGTCAGTCGTCCCCTTGATCTCTTGATTGACAGGCAATTTCGCGTGTGATGAAAACTTATTTAAACTCCAATCAAGAGATGTCATTAAAGCACCAAcacgttaaatttttttaaaaggtaaAGGTCCAGCAAGATCTTAAATAGCCAACGAATccatatttttgaggaaaaagtataATTTTCCGTGGAGCCCTGAGAGAACAGAAAATACTAACAACGCGTAACCTTCTTTTTGGAAACCTATACGTTCTCCTTTTAAACATGCAATCATAAAGTCCGTcttaaaaattgtgaaacttctttttacacaaaactttatcagttttctgataaaaattcaaGCTTTTACAAATATTCAGGCTGAATAATAAATTAAGAGGAAGTAATGATTCTCCGCATTATTTATCGACAGTTAAaagcacatatcaacccctttagttttcatttacagagatttcaaaaaaggcaagcagcacaacaagagaattcacgatccaacactgcaaggtcaacaacgcaccttcacgagaccgtgtattgtgaatctagaaagctattcgaacaaatttaagttttttgatctgcctcaagcaaaatcttatcagattcttgaagaaaagtgctacggaaaaatttaagcgaagaaaggaaaaattctgtcgaactcctagaagataaagtcgatttaaaggtattttggggctaaaatacccaaattaccggtattataaataccgttatattattgaaaagaaattgactcgatataaatgcaattgtattaaatatgtcttgattttgttattttaaacgtcttttcatgcaaagaagctcaaccatgtccatgctttattcattcatgaattgaaagtgagcaatccacatcccgaaaatctaccgatttgccgtaaaaaatcgcagaaacttgatataccaggtcgatgtacccactctttgaattaaCTTCACACATACAGTATGATTAGTTCTTttctagattttgagaaaagaatcacgtcggggtcaccactttgttgagctcagaaaaaggtcaacaatattaggtatagataaataaacacatttttattaataatacctttttaaggataaaattatgactggaagaatcatacaagcaggactttcttttttcatatatattaggttaagatgaagagaaaaagtggtcgccacggagaccatttagcatagcatatgcttcaacaggtaccaacttttgaaaagtataaccgaggttacagatctgtcaaagcaacgttttgaacaaaacgaaggagttaaattctcattccgagagtgccgacctgctcagccatcctcgaatcagttcgcttgattctgcttatatatgcatattttaaatcagcgcgtaaAAATCGACAATACTTCCTCCATTGTTATGGATTTTTACTGAAAGACTTCGCAATTTGAATTACATTGCTTGTATTCAGTTGCTAAACTTAAATTGTTTCCATTTTCACCTACGGTATAAAAATCAATGAACTACGCAAGTTCATTGTGGTATGTGGCAGCGCTCTACATCCTATGCCTTCAGCACGGTTTTATTTTCGAGTGGAGGGTGTGATTTGACTGAGTTGGTTTTTTATTGATCAgtgattaattattaattagttttaaaaaatactatgGATGAAACTGTAATGGTTGACTATACAGACAAGGGATGTTTACTAAATATATATAACACTCTAGAGGGAGGGAGGTCTAGGAGAGcgtcatatttaatttttacttgttAAATATAGGGACGTTAAAAATCATTCGAGGAGGAGGGGGCGAAATGTAGCGTTGTATAGTATTTTACGGACGATCATTTAATATTCTGACCTGACTTTAATATAGACCAAACTTAGTTGCGCACCCACTCCCACATCAAATGATCACCAGCATCCATGAATTTCATAGAACtatttaaacttttccaattattttCGTATCCGTGTACGTTTTGACATCTCTAAAAAATATACATCTTCAGACTTAATCGACATAGCACTTCCATTCGTATTGCAAACACGTGTCAGACCGAAAAATCTATCGGCATTTTTAAATCACCATGATGACAGCGCGATGATAGATAGAGCTTCTGCATGCAATATCATCTAAAAACGATGCATAGGGTATAATTTCGGATGTGAAAGCTGTAGGAATGAACTGTTAATGGATCGCTGATGAGATATCACTAATGGGTTTAGCCTACGTCTCTAGGAAAGACACGTCATTTTTATGGGGGAGATGTGATGATTTTGCCAAgacattttaattaaaatccGTCATGCACAATGTCAGTAAGTATGGGGCTTCACAATTACCCAATATATAGTTATATTTAAAGTTGACAAACGGCGGAGATAATAGATTCTTAAAATTTGTGTATAAAAATAGGATTGTGTATGCAACTAATTGTGCCAATCTTACACTTCGTTACTCGAAAGAAATCAAGTAAATTGCGAGATATTTcaccatacttttttcagttctccccagaaattttagtgggttcatttacttttaaattttacattaacACGCGAGGCTGCTGTTTCTGCGAAGTATTTTAGCTCTCGGTTCATTTTTTATCAGTTCGCGTTGCGTGTCTAACCATGCATCTTTCCTGTAGTAgcgttcccccccccccccccccccccccccccccccccccccccccacccccacccccccccccaccccccccccccccccccccccccacccccccccccccccccccccccccccccccccccccccccccccccccccccccgcccccccccccccccccccccccccccccccaccccccccccccccccccccccccccccctcccaccccccccccccccccccccccccccccaccccccccccccccccctcccacacacccccccccccccccccccccccccccccccacccccccaccccgccccccccccccccaccccccctcccccccccccacccccccccccccccccccccccccccccccccccccccccccaccccccccccccgcccacccccccccccccccacccccccccccccccccccccccccccccccaccccccccccccccccctccccccccccccaccccccccccccccccccccccccccccttcatcaaCTGACGTAATACGTTAGTAGAGAGCTTTTAACGCTCAACTTTTGCCTCGTTATTTTCCCGATCCTTTGCATTACTTTAAAGTTGGTCATGCATGCACTGGAATTACTAAACCTGAAAGTCAGGTGGCTAGATTCATTTTACCACCGATTAGTTTTTTAAGTATCGATCAAAATCGGAACGCGATCAGTCAC
This window of the Bemisia tabaci chromosome 3, PGI_BMITA_v3 genome carries:
- the LOC109030644 gene encoding uncharacterized protein, producing the protein MNYQIPLVFAIICVQGLLAAPTSNALPEKEKEWLATELKNLREKGEMFKMAMNNYITAKPELGDMIDNLLAKGQKIAADFEEFHGKGANKGLEADAVEAKYREFYDSLKQLESSFLADFKAQVATIPNATALTAAVQKASEEVKTQA